From a region of the Teredinibacter turnerae genome:
- a CDS encoding adenosine kinase, with the protein MTQIDIYGLGAALLDTEVEVSDGDLSALSVEKGVMTLVDEPRQHELMASLKGHLVASKRASGGSAANSIIAASYFGSHTFYSCRVANDENGEFYLADLASAGVQYHSSNGSNDGITGKCLVMITPDAERTMNTFLGISEQLCFDDVDESALKQSKYVYIEGYQVTSESGRPTAIKLRQQAEALGVKTALTLSDPAIVKFFHDGMREMVGDGVDILFCNEQEAQSFTQCDDLDSAFEALKTYAKTFAITRGSEGALIFDGEERIAVSAPEVKAIDTNGAGDMFAGAFLHALSQGKNYRTAGEFGCKAAAQIVTQFGPRLQPEQYKALVASL; encoded by the coding sequence ATGACTCAAATCGACATCTACGGCCTGGGCGCCGCGCTTTTAGACACGGAAGTGGAAGTATCAGACGGTGACTTATCGGCGTTGAGCGTCGAAAAAGGGGTAATGACTCTGGTAGATGAGCCTCGCCAACATGAACTTATGGCATCGCTCAAAGGCCATTTGGTCGCTTCAAAGCGTGCCAGCGGTGGCTCAGCAGCGAATAGCATTATCGCCGCCAGCTATTTTGGTTCGCACACCTTTTACTCCTGTCGTGTCGCGAACGACGAAAACGGCGAATTTTATCTGGCAGACCTGGCCAGTGCCGGGGTGCAGTATCACAGTAGCAATGGCAGTAACGACGGCATCACTGGCAAATGCCTGGTGATGATTACACCCGACGCCGAACGCACTATGAACACCTTTCTGGGCATTAGCGAACAACTCTGCTTCGACGATGTAGATGAAAGCGCGTTGAAACAGTCGAAGTATGTGTACATCGAGGGGTATCAGGTCACGTCTGAGTCTGGCCGCCCAACGGCGATTAAGCTGCGCCAGCAGGCTGAAGCACTTGGTGTAAAAACCGCGCTCACTCTTTCCGACCCGGCGATTGTTAAATTTTTCCACGACGGCATGCGTGAGATGGTGGGAGATGGCGTTGATATACTCTTCTGTAACGAACAGGAAGCTCAGAGCTTTACTCAGTGTGACGATCTGGACAGCGCGTTTGAAGCACTAAAAACCTATGCCAAGACTTTCGCGATTACCCGTGGCAGCGAGGGTGCATTGATTTTCGACGGTGAAGAGCGGATCGCTGTATCGGCGCCCGAGGTCAAAGCAATCGACACTAACGGCGCGGGAGATATGTTCGCCGGTGCGTTTTTACATGCTCTAAGTCAAGGTAAGAACTACCGGACTGCTGGCGAATTCGGGTGTAAGGCCGCCGCGCAAATCGTCACTCAGTTCGGCCCCCGGTTGCAACCGGAACAATACAAAGCACTGGTCGCGAGCTTGTAA
- a CDS encoding DUF1631 domain-containing protein: MSRLIRDNNNDGGDQERRASALTRLDSADVLTHLKACQGLAAEHARTAFREYLKTLDDALNNEIDRAKTDKEAREYNEVQRLLRQSRAELERYFCGYLSEGFVKFKKGELHTRIGSENEGELSLVNNEELEETIAISSITQRADAYFAEPLWALNQRFAVLNGGDHVTESSNPAAPVQFCESLRKALKLVPLDQKSKHLAYKIYDDQLLGSVAKISEDINQYLQGQGVLPHLKYTIPSGAAPASALQEDGDMAASDVMVNMPAPESMPDPSLPPEEYQASLLQAIRGLQNELVAGATAPLPENGVVVSSNDLLAALQSLQGVGGQPVDSATLGSNLVPLDVNQIHSRLHAQLQESNKDGAMKKNDMQTIDLVGMLFEYMLNDENLPDSIKALLSYLHTPFLKIAFIDPGFFEQAEHPARVLLNNLAEAGASWVANDGTAQYDMYNKIKNVVHRILNEFENDVKMITELLLEFSSYTKNIIRRQELMEKRATEKAQGEEKLREVKLRVNDEISERTEGKELPSAVLLFLLQPWSDFLSFALLRYGEKSDRWLKALAIADELLWCIEPKDLEADKSRQMEAHDELVAAIESGFETIGYDQAKGRKLVEALSSLMKLAMQSKKAEPAPAPMRDKLERIAAEKAGTTDVRHENCSPEEEQMVDSLKMIEFGTWFEFDGGKRLKVAWYNARTSHYMLVDQMGKRVDMMSGLVLARQMISGKAKIISGSSKPFFERALENIFQKLNEKAEANGKLGGENESE, from the coding sequence ATGTCAAGATTGATTCGAGATAATAATAATGATGGTGGCGATCAGGAGCGTCGAGCGTCGGCTTTGACGCGCCTCGATAGCGCAGATGTGTTGACGCATTTGAAAGCGTGCCAGGGCTTGGCTGCGGAGCACGCTCGCACCGCTTTTCGAGAATATTTAAAAACCCTGGACGATGCGTTAAATAACGAGATTGATCGCGCAAAAACCGATAAAGAGGCGCGCGAGTACAACGAGGTGCAACGGTTGTTGCGCCAGAGCCGTGCGGAGCTGGAACGGTATTTTTGCGGCTACCTTTCTGAGGGTTTTGTTAAATTCAAAAAAGGCGAATTACACACGCGAATTGGCAGTGAAAATGAGGGGGAGTTATCGTTGGTTAACAACGAAGAACTCGAGGAAACTATTGCAATATCCTCCATTACCCAGCGCGCCGATGCTTATTTCGCAGAGCCATTGTGGGCGTTAAACCAACGTTTTGCCGTGTTGAATGGCGGCGATCATGTCACCGAGAGCTCAAACCCCGCAGCGCCGGTACAGTTTTGTGAATCCTTGCGGAAAGCGCTTAAGCTGGTGCCTCTCGATCAAAAATCGAAACATCTCGCCTACAAAATTTACGACGATCAGTTGCTCGGCTCTGTTGCAAAAATCAGTGAAGACATCAATCAGTATTTGCAGGGGCAGGGGGTGCTGCCCCATCTGAAATATACGATTCCCTCGGGAGCTGCGCCCGCATCTGCTCTCCAGGAAGATGGCGATATGGCAGCGTCAGACGTAATGGTTAATATGCCAGCGCCGGAGAGTATGCCCGACCCGAGCCTGCCGCCGGAAGAGTACCAGGCGAGTCTGTTGCAGGCGATTCGTGGCCTTCAAAATGAGTTGGTCGCGGGGGCTACAGCGCCACTTCCCGAAAATGGTGTGGTGGTATCCTCCAACGATTTATTGGCAGCGTTACAGTCGCTACAAGGTGTGGGCGGTCAGCCAGTCGATTCAGCAACGTTGGGCAGTAATCTGGTGCCGCTGGACGTTAATCAGATTCATTCTCGACTCCATGCCCAGTTGCAAGAAAGCAATAAAGATGGGGCGATGAAAAAGAATGATATGCAGACCATCGATCTGGTCGGCATGTTATTCGAGTATATGTTAAATGATGAAAATCTACCGGACTCTATTAAAGCGCTATTGAGTTATTTGCACACGCCGTTTCTAAAGATTGCGTTTATCGACCCCGGTTTTTTCGAACAAGCAGAACACCCGGCCCGGGTGCTGCTGAATAATCTGGCGGAAGCTGGCGCAAGTTGGGTCGCCAACGATGGCACTGCGCAATACGATATGTACAACAAAATAAAAAATGTTGTGCACCGTATCTTAAATGAGTTCGAGAACGACGTAAAAATGATTACGGAGTTGTTGCTTGAATTCAGTAGTTACACCAAGAACATCATTCGCCGCCAGGAGCTCATGGAGAAGCGTGCGACCGAAAAAGCGCAGGGCGAGGAAAAGCTGCGCGAAGTTAAGTTGCGGGTAAATGATGAGATCAGCGAGCGTACAGAGGGCAAGGAGCTGCCCTCCGCCGTGCTGCTGTTTTTATTGCAACCCTGGTCTGATTTTTTGAGTTTTGCTTTACTCCGCTATGGCGAGAAATCTGATCGTTGGTTAAAAGCCCTGGCGATTGCAGATGAGCTGCTTTGGTGTATTGAACCCAAGGACCTCGAAGCAGACAAGTCTCGTCAGATGGAGGCTCACGACGAGCTTGTGGCAGCAATCGAGTCAGGCTTTGAAACTATAGGCTATGATCAAGCGAAGGGGCGCAAATTAGTGGAAGCGTTATCTTCGCTAATGAAGCTGGCGATGCAGAGTAAAAAGGCCGAGCCTGCGCCTGCTCCCATGCGTGACAAGCTGGAACGTATCGCTGCTGAAAAAGCGGGTACCACTGACGTAAGGCACGAGAATTGTTCGCCGGAAGAAGAGCAGATGGTCGATAGCCTTAAAATGATTGAATTCGGTACCTGGTTTGAATTTGACGGTGGCAAGCGCTTGAAAGTGGCTTGGTATAACGCGCGAACCTCCCATTATATGCTCGTGGATCAGATGGGTAAGCGTGTGGATATGATGTCGGGTTTGGTGCTGGCGCGCCAAATGATCAGTGGTAAAGCGAAGATCATTTCCGGCAGTTCAAAACCTTTCTTTGAAAGAGCGCTGGAAAACATTTTCCAAAAGCTGAATGAAAAAGCCGAGGCGAACGGTAAGCTCGGGGGAGAGAATGAGTCAGAGTGA
- the hemL gene encoding glutamate-1-semialdehyde 2,1-aminomutase: MSNFSEVYARAKKTIPGGVNSPVRAFKAVGGDPVFIDHAKGAYVYDIHGKRYVDYVLSWGPMLLGHGDDDVLDAVRAKLDKGLSFGAPTEIETELAEKICDIMPGMDKVRFVNSGTEATMSAIRLARGYTGRDKIVKFEGCYHGHSDSLLIKAGSGALTLGVPSSPGVPACLAEHTITLTYNNIEQVRQLFRERGNEIACVIVEPVAGNMNCIPPEPGFLQALREACTQADALLIFDEVMTGFRLGLSGAQGYYQVQPDITTLGKVIGGGMPVGAFGGSERIMDFIAPVGPVYQAGTLSGNPVAMAAGLKTLEKISAVGFYQPIFDKTAALCRDLESAAKEAGIGFTTNYVGSMWGGFFTEEEKITNYQQVMACNTERFNRYFHGMLDEGVYLAPASYEAGFMSVSHSDDDIDFTVNAARKVFANIK, from the coding sequence ATGAGTAATTTTTCCGAAGTCTACGCCCGCGCCAAAAAAACCATCCCGGGCGGTGTCAACTCTCCTGTGCGGGCATTCAAGGCTGTTGGCGGCGACCCGGTATTTATTGATCACGCAAAAGGCGCTTACGTATACGACATTCACGGCAAGCGCTATGTCGACTATGTATTGTCCTGGGGACCAATGTTATTGGGGCACGGCGACGACGACGTATTAGATGCGGTACGCGCAAAACTGGATAAAGGCCTGAGTTTTGGCGCCCCCACCGAAATTGAAACCGAACTGGCAGAAAAAATCTGCGACATTATGCCCGGCATGGACAAAGTGCGTTTTGTGAACTCGGGAACTGAGGCCACGATGAGCGCAATTCGCCTCGCCCGCGGCTATACCGGGCGCGACAAAATCGTGAAGTTCGAGGGCTGCTATCACGGCCACTCCGATTCTTTACTGATCAAAGCAGGCAGCGGCGCCCTCACGCTGGGCGTGCCCAGTTCACCCGGCGTTCCGGCTTGCCTCGCAGAGCATACGATCACACTCACTTACAACAATATCGAACAGGTCAGGCAGCTATTTCGCGAGCGGGGGAACGAGATCGCCTGCGTTATTGTTGAGCCAGTCGCAGGCAACATGAACTGCATTCCGCCGGAGCCAGGATTTTTGCAAGCACTTCGCGAAGCCTGCACCCAAGCCGATGCGCTGCTTATTTTTGACGAGGTAATGACTGGCTTCCGTCTGGGGCTGAGTGGTGCGCAAGGCTACTACCAGGTACAACCGGACATTACCACGCTGGGTAAAGTTATCGGAGGCGGCATGCCAGTTGGCGCATTCGGTGGCAGTGAACGTATTATGGATTTTATTGCTCCAGTTGGGCCTGTTTATCAGGCGGGAACCTTATCGGGTAATCCCGTCGCGATGGCAGCGGGATTAAAAACCCTGGAAAAAATCAGCGCGGTGGGCTTCTACCAACCCATTTTTGATAAAACCGCAGCCCTGTGTCGCGACCTGGAGTCAGCCGCCAAAGAAGCAGGAATCGGATTTACCACCAATTACGTAGGCTCTATGTGGGGCGGTTTTTTCACGGAAGAAGAGAAGATCACCAATTACCAGCAGGTAATGGCCTGCAACACGGAGAGATTTAATCGCTATTTCCACGGTATGCTGGACGAGGGTGTTTACCTGGCACCGGCATCCTATGAAGCCGGTTTTATGTCGGTTAGCCATAGTGACGACGACATCGATTTCACTGTAAATGCTGCCCGCAAAGTTTTCGCAAACATAAAATAA
- the thiE gene encoding thiamine phosphate synthase, translated as MLTHSLPRIYGITDSGLLPTTDQLATAVETAILSGVSWIQYRAKHLDPDTKLKQAERLMALCQTLNAVLIVNDDVHLAQRIGAHGVHLGQSDMPVGQARAILGPEVLIGVTCHSDLALARKAADEGASYLAFGRFFRSSTKPNAPVAPLSVLQKAKTQFQLPIVAIGGIDATNALEVYRAGADSLACCNSLFDGNNVKSRAEMLFRSLSHHE; from the coding sequence ATGCTCACACATTCTTTGCCGCGTATTTACGGTATAACCGATAGCGGCTTGCTGCCCACGACCGACCAACTTGCCACAGCTGTGGAAACTGCAATCCTCTCCGGTGTCAGTTGGATTCAATACCGCGCGAAGCACCTGGACCCAGACACCAAACTCAAGCAAGCCGAGCGCCTTATGGCGCTCTGCCAAACCTTGAACGCTGTGCTTATTGTGAATGACGACGTCCATCTGGCCCAGCGCATCGGGGCGCACGGTGTGCACCTCGGCCAGAGTGATATGCCCGTTGGCCAGGCTCGCGCGATTCTTGGGCCCGAAGTATTGATCGGGGTCACCTGCCACAGCGATCTTGCGCTCGCCCGCAAGGCAGCAGATGAGGGCGCCAGTTATCTCGCCTTCGGCCGTTTTTTTCGCTCGAGCACTAAACCCAACGCACCAGTCGCGCCACTATCGGTGTTACAAAAGGCAAAAACACAGTTTCAGCTACCTATCGTCGCGATAGGCGGCATTGATGCCACAAATGCACTTGAGGTGTACCGTGCCGGAGCGGACAGCCTCGCGTGCTGCAACAGTCTTTTTGACGGCAATAATGTAAAATCCCGAGCCGAAATGCTATTTAGGAGCCTGTCCCATCATGAGTAA
- the thiD gene encoding bifunctional hydroxymethylpyrimidine kinase/phosphomethylpyrimidine kinase, whose amino-acid sequence MESTGNNPPIILTFAALDPSGTGGLQADIETAASLGCHCAPVATTLVAEGVNSNAESHAVSSTLLISQARSVLENMNVATIKLGFLGSVTNVEAVHTILRDYASIPVVAHPTLYIWDKMDEQQSGLADALFTLIFPLVKVGIFSVYEARVVSRQSDTIATTAQAIAGTGCEYTLITGTGEAQPNFRNSSYSQKGLVEHYNWEQEPPTCHGTSTTLTMSTAAYLAHSGDPLVAIQQAQNFTWQTIRAARPLGYATHTPHRFFWADKNIESCDKIPTKTKNH is encoded by the coding sequence ATGGAAAGCACTGGCAACAATCCTCCGATTATTCTCACCTTCGCAGCACTGGACCCTTCCGGGACTGGAGGCCTGCAAGCCGACATAGAAACCGCAGCCAGTCTCGGCTGCCATTGTGCACCGGTCGCCACCACCTTGGTTGCAGAGGGTGTTAACAGCAATGCGGAATCCCATGCGGTTTCGTCCACACTCTTGATTTCGCAAGCGCGCTCCGTTCTGGAAAATATGAACGTGGCAACTATCAAGCTGGGCTTTCTAGGTTCAGTGACAAACGTCGAAGCCGTGCATACGATTTTGCGCGATTATGCTTCTATTCCTGTAGTCGCTCACCCCACTCTGTATATCTGGGACAAAATGGATGAGCAGCAAAGCGGCCTTGCGGACGCCCTTTTCACCCTTATTTTTCCGCTGGTGAAAGTGGGGATTTTTTCGGTATATGAAGCCCGAGTGGTTTCCCGTCAGTCGGACACTATAGCAACAACGGCCCAGGCCATTGCTGGCACCGGCTGCGAATACACTTTGATTACGGGTACCGGCGAAGCACAGCCCAATTTTCGCAACAGCAGCTACTCCCAAAAAGGTCTGGTTGAACACTACAACTGGGAACAGGAGCCTCCCACCTGCCACGGGACCAGCACAACCCTGACAATGAGCACCGCGGCATACCTTGCGCATAGCGGTGATCCTCTCGTGGCAATTCAGCAGGCACAAAATTTTACCTGGCAAACCATTCGCGCCGCGCGCCCGCTCGGCTATGCTACTCACACGCCCCACCGCTTTTTCTGGGCTGATAAAAATATTGAATCCTGCGATAAAATCCCCACCAAAACAAAAAACCACTGA
- the hemJ gene encoding protoporphyrinogen oxidase HemJ: MLWVKALHIISVVCWFAVLFYLPRLFVYHAMTDNPAIKEQFKIMERRLYRGIGIPSMVATLVFGIWATSYNWSYYMHSGWFHIKMTFVVTLVIYHHMCGALLKQFARDECTKSHVFFRWFNEYPTLVLVACVLLVVLKQPG; encoded by the coding sequence ATGTTATGGGTTAAAGCGCTCCACATTATCAGTGTGGTTTGTTGGTTCGCAGTACTGTTTTACTTGCCACGACTCTTCGTCTATCACGCAATGACCGATAATCCCGCGATCAAAGAGCAGTTTAAAATAATGGAACGACGCCTGTATCGGGGTATTGGAATTCCTTCCATGGTCGCCACTTTGGTATTTGGCATATGGGCTACCAGCTACAACTGGAGCTACTATATGCACAGCGGCTGGTTTCATATCAAAATGACCTTCGTCGTCACCCTGGTGATTTACCATCACATGTGCGGTGCTTTATTGAAGCAATTCGCTCGTGACGAATGCACAAAATCCCACGTGTTTTTTCGCTGGTTCAACGAATATCCCACTCTTGTTCTTGTAGCCTGCGTATTACTGGTTGTTTTAAAGCAGCCCGGTTAA
- a CDS encoding chloride channel protein: MSNSNHNRQHSTSSSPNSSTSPENFFNRFRHSLAYIDALPQLTILGLIVGLFTGGVIVVFRLLTEQPLTYFMDGQPDNFESFSPRDRVIIIFAGILALALVLKLAGKKYRETSVGHVLDRTHNHQGKLPLGNCVVQFAGAVVALVSGQSVGREGPAVHLGAGAASQLGQWLRLPSNSMHTLVGCGVAAAIAASFDTPMAGVIFAMEVIMMEYTIVGFVPVILASVMGTAVSQAVFGKHALLVGSSDMTSLLELPYMVFFGLLIALCAAVYIRLNIFALQFGKHPVFLRLFAAGFYTAAVAIFVPEIMGLGYDTVNAALAGKLTVYSLLIIAAAKLAVTPVVIGLGVPGGVIGPLMFIGACVGGVVGTLLPLLVPEQQTNASFYAVLGMAGMMAATLNAPLAALVAVLELSYNPHMIFPAMLVIVVACVSTRQFFRLNSIFIEQLNHSGRQLDFGPARQALRRAGVRSIMDNRFLTCSRKLQPALANQLLQANPMWILFDDDGEKIALRAADLAIELEKRKESPPPSEEEQIATLDLLEIPGHRLSVIAIEDTANLIQALELFHQTGADGLYVAGSYGLSAGKTQGIVTLAAIQNYYQPKELKNVMG, from the coding sequence TTGAGCAATAGCAACCACAACCGCCAGCACAGCACGAGTTCCTCCCCTAACTCCAGCACCTCACCCGAAAACTTTTTCAACCGCTTCCGTCATTCCCTGGCTTACATCGATGCGCTGCCACAGTTAACAATTTTGGGGCTGATCGTCGGCCTTTTTACCGGTGGCGTAATTGTGGTATTTCGCCTGCTCACAGAACAGCCACTCACCTACTTCATGGATGGGCAACCGGATAACTTCGAAAGCTTCTCCCCTCGCGATAGGGTCATTATTATTTTTGCCGGCATTCTCGCTCTCGCACTGGTGCTCAAACTGGCCGGCAAGAAGTACCGCGAGACCAGCGTTGGCCACGTGCTCGACCGCACCCACAATCACCAGGGCAAACTGCCTTTGGGAAACTGTGTAGTGCAATTTGCCGGCGCGGTGGTCGCGCTGGTTAGTGGCCAGTCTGTCGGTCGAGAGGGGCCCGCTGTACACCTGGGCGCAGGCGCCGCAAGTCAGCTTGGACAGTGGTTGCGCCTGCCGAGCAACAGCATGCACACCCTGGTCGGATGCGGTGTCGCAGCAGCAATCGCCGCGTCTTTCGATACGCCAATGGCCGGTGTCATCTTTGCCATGGAGGTAATCATGATGGAATACACCATAGTCGGCTTCGTACCCGTTATTCTCGCATCGGTCATGGGCACGGCAGTAAGTCAGGCGGTGTTTGGTAAACACGCACTCCTGGTCGGCAGCAGCGATATGACGAGCCTGCTCGAACTGCCATATATGGTGTTTTTCGGGCTACTCATCGCTCTCTGCGCTGCTGTTTATATCCGGCTGAATATTTTTGCGCTGCAATTTGGCAAACATCCGGTATTCCTGCGCCTGTTCGCAGCCGGCTTCTACACCGCCGCGGTTGCCATATTTGTGCCCGAAATAATGGGCCTGGGCTACGACACGGTTAACGCCGCGCTTGCCGGTAAATTAACGGTATATAGCCTGTTAATTATTGCTGCCGCAAAGCTGGCGGTTACGCCAGTCGTCATTGGCCTGGGCGTACCCGGTGGCGTTATTGGCCCACTCATGTTTATCGGTGCTTGCGTGGGCGGTGTGGTAGGCACTCTTCTGCCCCTATTGGTACCGGAACAACAGACCAACGCAAGCTTTTATGCGGTGCTCGGCATGGCGGGCATGATGGCGGCAACGCTGAATGCGCCGCTCGCTGCGCTGGTCGCCGTACTGGAACTAAGCTACAACCCTCATATGATATTTCCGGCTATGCTGGTGATTGTGGTTGCCTGTGTTTCCACCCGACAATTTTTTCGCTTGAACAGCATTTTTATTGAACAGTTGAATCACTCTGGCCGGCAGCTGGATTTCGGCCCGGCACGGCAAGCGTTGCGCCGCGCGGGAGTGCGAAGCATTATGGACAATCGCTTTCTCACGTGTTCGCGCAAACTTCAACCCGCACTCGCCAATCAGCTGCTACAGGCTAACCCAATGTGGATACTATTCGACGATGATGGCGAGAAAATCGCGTTGCGCGCCGCGGATCTCGCTATCGAATTAGAAAAACGCAAAGAGAGCCCCCCACCCAGCGAGGAAGAACAAATTGCCACATTGGATCTGCTGGAAATCCCTGGCCACCGCCTTTCCGTTATCGCCATCGAAGACACTGCCAATTTGATTCAGGCGCTGGAGCTATTCCACCAGACTGGAGCCGATGGACTTTATGTCGCGGGCAGCTATGGCCTGTCTGCGGGTAAAACCCAGGGGATTGTCACCCTGGCGGCAATACAAAATTATTATCAACCTAAGGAACTAAAAAATGTTATGGGTTAA
- the argC gene encoding N-acetyl-gamma-glutamyl-phosphate reductase, giving the protein MIKVGIVGGTGYTGVELLRLLAVHPKVEVTLITSRAEAGKCVTQLFPTLRGHYDDLYFSEPESHALGACDLVFFATPHGVAQAMMKEVLAAGVRAIDLSADFRIRDIEVWEKWYGQQHGCPELVAQAVYGLPEIHRDQIKDAQLIACPGCYPTSIQLGFYPLLANDLIDPRSLIASSASGVSGAGKQAKVDLLMAEMGESFKTYAAGGHRHLPEIEQGLRDMQTPDAAEPELTFVPHLLPMIRGIHSTLFARLTENVDLQALFEDFYANEPFVDVLPQGVLPETRSVKSSNICRLAVLEPQSRGTVVVTSVIDNLTKGASGQGIQNMNIMFGFDEAMGLAAPALLP; this is encoded by the coding sequence GTGATCAAAGTTGGTATTGTCGGTGGAACAGGGTATACGGGTGTTGAGCTATTGCGTTTACTGGCGGTTCATCCGAAGGTGGAGGTAACACTTATCACTTCTCGGGCGGAGGCTGGTAAATGTGTCACCCAGTTGTTCCCAACTCTGCGCGGCCACTACGATGACCTTTACTTCAGTGAGCCAGAGAGTCATGCACTGGGGGCCTGTGATTTGGTGTTTTTTGCCACACCGCATGGGGTTGCACAGGCTATGATGAAAGAGGTTCTTGCGGCCGGTGTACGCGCAATTGACTTGTCTGCGGACTTCCGCATTCGGGATATAGAGGTCTGGGAAAAGTGGTACGGCCAACAACACGGTTGCCCTGAATTGGTAGCGCAAGCTGTGTATGGACTACCAGAGATCCACCGTGATCAGATTAAAGATGCACAACTCATCGCCTGCCCGGGTTGTTACCCCACGTCAATCCAGCTGGGTTTTTATCCGCTATTGGCGAACGATTTAATTGATCCCCGGTCTTTGATAGCCAGTAGTGCCTCCGGCGTGAGCGGTGCGGGCAAGCAGGCAAAAGTGGACCTGCTGATGGCGGAAATGGGCGAAAGCTTCAAAACATACGCTGCCGGCGGTCACCGCCACCTGCCGGAAATTGAACAGGGGTTGCGCGATATGCAAACCCCCGATGCTGCTGAACCGGAACTCACGTTTGTGCCACACCTATTACCGATGATTCGCGGGATACATTCCACCTTGTTTGCGCGTCTTACAGAAAACGTGGATTTGCAGGCATTGTTCGAAGATTTTTACGCAAATGAACCGTTCGTCGATGTGTTGCCTCAGGGTGTGTTGCCGGAGACCCGAAGTGTAAAAAGCAGCAACATATGTCGTCTTGCCGTGCTGGAGCCCCAGTCGCGCGGTACTGTGGTAGTTACCTCGGTAATAGACAACCTGACTAAAGGTGCGTCCGGGCAGGGAATACAGAATATGAATATTATGTTTGGTTTTGATGAAGCGATGGGCCTGGCGGCACCAGCGCTGTTGCCTTAG
- a CDS encoding DUF6776 family protein has protein sequence MTVVKGTKQFPLRVVRDRPVLRALSYVLFVAVVCGTGYLSYNLGHSKGMAGREQALDDVTRLSAALLTRSNQVAELEQQIENFNLGAEIDRQANEDVRQEVIELKDQLAKLQEDNSFYRNLMAPSGNKVGLSFGAVEIVDTDVARQYNYKVVLQQLAVNHQLLNGYLIAKVVGRQNGAEVTLPLKDLSEQVSENRIKLRFKYFQTVQGRLALPEGFEPERLELEATSTGSRGVTVEKRFGWLVEEA, from the coding sequence ATGACAGTAGTTAAAGGCACCAAGCAATTTCCCTTGCGAGTCGTGCGCGATAGACCGGTGCTGCGTGCGTTGTCATACGTCCTGTTTGTCGCCGTGGTGTGTGGTACCGGTTACCTGAGCTATAACCTGGGGCATTCAAAAGGGATGGCTGGCCGCGAGCAGGCGCTGGACGATGTCACCCGCTTGAGCGCAGCCTTGTTGACGCGTTCAAACCAGGTGGCGGAGCTGGAGCAGCAGATTGAGAACTTCAATCTCGGGGCTGAGATTGATCGCCAGGCAAATGAAGATGTGCGCCAGGAAGTTATCGAGCTCAAAGATCAGCTGGCAAAATTGCAGGAAGACAACAGTTTTTACCGAAACCTGATGGCGCCGAGTGGTAATAAAGTCGGGTTGAGTTTTGGTGCGGTTGAGATAGTCGATACAGATGTCGCCCGGCAATACAATTATAAAGTGGTGTTGCAGCAGCTCGCGGTAAATCATCAGCTTTTAAATGGCTACCTTATTGCGAAAGTGGTAGGTCGCCAGAACGGTGCAGAGGTCACCTTGCCTCTAAAAGATTTGTCGGAACAAGTCTCCGAAAATCGTATCAAACTGCGGTTCAAGTACTTTCAAACTGTTCAGGGGCGCCTTGCGCTGCCAGAAGGGTTTGAGCCAGAGCGACTGGAGTTGGAGGCTACATCAACGGGAAGTCGCGGCGTGACCGTGGAAAAACGTTTCGGATGGCTGGTTGAGGAGGCCTAA
- a CDS encoding bactofilin family protein produces MFGKKKDSPFANGGHTLFDNALEIVGDVRFGGTLDIEGRVKGNVVADAASDALVRVRSRGEVTGEIRAPKIIINGRVNGDVHCAKHLELAANAVVDGNVYYKVIEMVKGASVNGKLMHIGDEDSAAGKDAAATPSADSASVTSLQTDALASRAKS; encoded by the coding sequence ATGTTTGGTAAGAAAAAAGACAGTCCTTTCGCGAATGGCGGCCATACGTTGTTTGACAATGCCCTGGAAATCGTGGGCGATGTGCGCTTTGGCGGAACCTTGGATATTGAAGGTCGTGTAAAAGGCAACGTGGTCGCAGATGCGGCTTCCGATGCGCTGGTGCGAGTGCGCTCCCGTGGTGAAGTGACAGGCGAAATTCGCGCTCCCAAAATCATTATTAACGGGCGTGTGAATGGCGATGTGCATTGTGCCAAACACCTGGAGTTAGCCGCCAATGCCGTGGTGGACGGGAATGTGTACTACAAGGTGATCGAGATGGTTAAAGGCGCGTCGGTGAATGGCAAGCTTATGCATATTGGAGACGAAGATAGCGCGGCCGGTAAGGATGCCGCAGCGACGCCAAGTGCCGATAGCGCGTCGGTCACCTCTCTGCAAACCGATGCATTGGCGTCCAGAGCTAAATCTTGA